One Globicephala melas chromosome 18, mGloMel1.2, whole genome shotgun sequence DNA segment encodes these proteins:
- the AMER2 gene encoding APC membrane recruitment protein 2 translates to MDLHCDRAAEPPAAEPPSGKINRAAFKLFKKRKPGGAMPSIFGVKNKGDGKGAGPAGLVRSRTHDGLAEALALEGGRREEPRAGGGDGARPGPAAPRAAPGGAGPAAGGSVAKSHSFFSLLRKNGRPESGGAEQADAGKAGGRQKRGLRGLLGGVRWRRKDRRPKDAAPAGRAGAQGSLARPGSLTASLECVKEEAPAAAREPEPAGEPAAGEPEPACAPGEGAAGPGRAERPRAPPEPEPEPRAGEGRPAEDAAGPGAAPAETAPRPDSEGGRAPAAPDPSSADPPSDPSADRICLMFSDVTSLKSFDSLTGCGDIIADPEDEAGPSCARHAPAPGQPGPAQKPPGVVAYQGGGEEMASPAEADDSYLQEFWDMLSQTEDQGPGPQQGAAPAAAAAPEAQVAPETPKDARRAEGAKDASSVKRRRLHRLPTELQPKEEPKHPDEEPQEGVPNSDEGYWDSPTPGPREDGSGGGVRKAGLPRDSDSGDALYDLYAEPDGSPAALPAAAEDTSCSSRLKPVSPVTVTCALRTPGSLLKDSKIPISIKHLANLPPSHAVVHQQPTRSELPRTKIPVSKVLVRRVSSRGLAGTTLRAAACHDSAKKL, encoded by the coding sequence ATGGACTTGCATTGTGATCGCGCCGCCGAGCCGCCGGCCGCCGAGCCGCCGTCGGGCAAGATTAACAGAGCCGCCTTCAAACTGTTCAAGAAGAGGAAGCCGGGCGGCGCGATGCCTAGCATCTTCGGGGTCAAAAACAAAGGGGACGGGAAGGGCGCGGGGCCCGCGGGGCTGGTGCGCAGCCGGACGCACGACGGGCTGGCCGAGGCTCTGGCGCTGGAGGGCGGCCGCCGCGAGGAGCCGCGCGCGGGCGGCGGGGACGGGGCGCGGCCGGGCCCTGCGGCCCCCCGGGCGGCCCCGGGCGGCGCGGGCCCGGCGGCCGGCGGCTCGGTGGCCAAGTCGCACAGCTTCTTCTCGCTCCTGCGGAAGAACGGGCGGCCCGAGAGCGGCGGGGCGGAGCAGGCCGACGCGGGCAAGGCCGGCGGCAGACAAAAGCGGGGGCTGCGGGGGCTTCTGGGCGGCGTGCGCTGGCGCAGGAAGGACCGGCGGCCCAAGGATGCGGCGCCGGCCGGGCGCGCGGGGGCCCAGGGCAGCCTGGCGCGGCCGGGCTCGCTCACCGCCAGCCTGGAGTGCGTCAAGGAGGAGGCGCCCGCGGCCGCGCGCGAGCCGGAGCCAGCAGGTGAGCCCGCGGCGGGGGAGCCGGAGCCGGCCTGCGCCCCGGGAGAGGGCGCCGCGGGACCCGGGCGCGCCGAGCGGCCCCGCGCGCCCCCCGAGCCCGAGCCCGAGCCGCGCGCCGGGGAGGGCCGGCCGGCCGAGGACGCCGCGGGGCCCGGGGCCGCGCCGGCCGAGACTGCGCCCCGGCCCGACTCCGAAGGCGGACGCGCGCCCGCCGCCCCCGACCCTTCTTCGGCCGATCCACCCTCCGACCCATCGGCCGATCGTATTTGTCTGATGTTCTCTGACGTGACTTCACTGAAAAGCTTTGACTCTCTTACAGGCTGCGGAGATATTATCGCAGACCCCGAGGACGAGGCAGGGCCCAGCTGTGCCAGGCATGCCCCCGCGCCGGGCCAGCCGGGCCCCGCCCAAAAGCCCCCCGGCGTGGTGGCCTACCAGGGAGGCGGGGAGGAGATGGCGAGCCCGGCCGAGGCGGACGACTCGTACCTGCAGGAGTTCTGGGACATGCTCTCCCAGACCGAGGACCAGGGCCCGGGGCCCCAGCAGGGGGCggccccggcggcggcggcggcgcccgaAGCGCAGGTGGCCCCCGAGACCCCCAAGGACGCCAGACGGGCCGAGGGGGCCAAGGACGCGTCCTCGGTCAAGCGCCGGAGGCTGCACCGGCTCCCCACGGAGCTCCAGCCGAAGGAGGAGCCCAAGCACCCGGACGAGGAGCCGCAGGAAGGCGTCCCCAACAGCGACGAGGGCTACTGGgactcccccacccccgggccgCGGGAGGACGGCTCGGGCGGCGGCGTGAGGAAGGCGGGCCTCCCCCGGGACAGCGACAGCGGTGACGCGCTCTACGACCTCTACGCCGAGCCCGATGGAAGCCCCGCGGCCCTGCCCGCCGCCGCCGAGGACACGTCCTGCTCGTCCCGGTTAAAGCCCGTGTCTCCGGTCACCGTCACCTGTGCCCTGCGAACGCCGGGGAGCTTGCTGAAGGACTCCAAGATCCCGATCAGCATCAAGCACCTCGCGAACCTTCCACCCAGCCACGCGGTGGTGCACCAGCAACCAACCAGGAGCGAGCTACCCAGAACCAAAATCCCGGTGTCCAAGGTGCTGGTCCGCCGGGTCAGCAGCCGGGGCTTGGCCGGGACCACCCTCCGGGCCGCGGCGTGCCACGACAGTGCCAAAAAGTTGTGA